In Rosa rugosa chromosome 4, drRosRugo1.1, whole genome shotgun sequence, the genomic stretch AACACATACTAATAGAGAAACCCTACTCAATTTGGGTTTACTTATTTACCTTTTGTGAATTGTGAATGCATGTGAGAGCCTCTCTGTCCCTTAAATCCCTCAAATCTCAACTCGATCATCACATTGTTCCCTCTCCACATCCTCCTCCTTCATTTATGTGATCTCCGGAAGTACGGTTTTGAAGATCAACATTCCATGGAAGATTATAAGGAACCTGGAAATTAGCTGCAGGAGGAGGAATTGCAGCACTGCCTTGCTGATAAAACTGATGATGATCAATAGACCTGCTCCGAGGAGCAATTTGTTGTTGAACTACCGGATTCACCCCCGGGGTCGCTATGATTTCATTGCATGCATAGCGGATGAGATCGGcattggcagtgtcgagttccTTTTGGAGCCTCTGGACCTGTCTCTGGAGGAAGGAAATGGCTCCCACGCAGCCGTAGACCGGGTCCCTGACGCGTGCCTCGGCCTCATAGGCTAGGGAGTTGACGGCGTCCTCCCGCTGGTGGGGGAGAAGGTCATTGAGGAGCTTGGTGACGTTGCTGGCGCCGAAGATCTTGTGGACGTTGGCGAACTTTTGGGGCTCCTCCGGTGGGAAGTAAGGGGCGAAGATGCAGCCGGGCATGCATTTGCGCCTCAAGAACTTGCAGGCGGCACAAGGTGAGTTGTAGGAGGAACTAGATGAAGAAGCCATAATCCACTGCTATCTAAACAAGCTCACTACTACAAGATCAAATGATTTTTGTTATGGTTACTTCCTCAGCTCAAAGTAAGAGAAGCcatatatacttttttttttcctaaagaATAAACTATGATATCTTTAATTGAAAAATCTTTCTCtcgtttctcttttttttctgtgAACATTTGGTTAAGCAAAAGCCTTATAATCATGCTGCAACTATATATATTTCTGTGTACATTGCAACATGAATTTGTTGGAAGTTTCTCCTCTTTCATTTCAACATATTTCATTTCTTGGAGGAAGAGAAACACTGATTTACAAGCACTGATTCATccaaaaaaagagaaacacTGATTTTGCAATTTCCATCCCATCAAAACCCCCCAATAATTCATAATCCATGCATATGAGCGCTTGAATCTAAATTTTTTTGGCTTAACTTCACTATTGCTCTCAATTTTCTAATGAGAAAAGGATATAACTTACATAGTTCTTACATGTGGCCGGATCGCTCTTAATTTGGTCTTTTGCATGTTTCCTTAattttggttttcaattttgTCTTGTCTTAATTTTATCCAAtctctttctatttctctcTTTCACCCACCGCGCCCACTCATCAAATAATTAGTTAGAAGAAGTCATGAAAAATGCATGAGAAGATAGCAATTATAGAAATAATATAACTATATATGATCGATCATCTCCAAATCAGTTAAGCTGGGATCTCACTTGTGCAACTCACCCACAGTTTACACATCTTAATCTGTTAAAGGTCCAATAACATGAAAAAGCAGTTCAAGCTCTAAACCCAAGAGATCGATCTAGTATATATGATCTTTTAAGCCTTTTGCTTCCCCCTTTCGACAAAAATTGaagggaaagagaaaaaggaagaTAGAAAGATAAGCTACACATGTTTGTTTAATTACCTGTGTTTGGGATCTATGTTTCTgtgatgaaatgaaatgaatatTAGACAAGGAAAATTATATATACCTTGGTTATTTCTCTAGCTGTGGAGGAGCTCTTGCAAGTACTTAAGAGCTAGTAAGCAGCTGTTCTTAAATTTGTTCTTCCAAGAGTTATGCACTAGCCTTAAATTAGCCAATGAAAGGAAGACAACAGAGATTCAAGAGGAAACCCTAATTGTAGGGAGAAAAGATGAAAGAGATCGAAGAGTGAgaggaaggggggggggggggggggggaagagagagatcaGAACCCTGCAAATTCAGTGACAAAAAGGTAATAGGGGGAGAGGAGTAAGGCGAAGAGTATATATTTAGTGGATGGAGAATGAAATGAGTGACGGCAAAAGACAAAGTAATAAATTAAATGGCAGGGTACACTAAGAAAGAATGACTATGACCCTGCATCTAATAATAATTTCAGTATAGTTAAGGATGTGTGTCTCTTCCTTTCCTCATCCCACCCTATATCTTTTTATCTCATGTATTCAGACATCAGACACCTTATATACACAATATGCAAAAAGTAAAACATTGACATATATCTATGTAAAAGCTAGCTATACCATATACTGAGCAAATGGACCTTTGTGCAAGTTGCAATATGCAGTAAAATTGTCTATATTTCTTAAACAAGATGAGGATATATAGAAAAAGAAGCATAATACATATGGTTCAGTTGTTACATGGAAAAATACCAAAGGTTTATATACTATGGGCATACTGATTTTACTCCTCAAGTCTTTATCATAATTTGTTTTCTGGTTATCACTGTAATTTCCAATAATCAGTGTTTGAAGTATCCCTAATACACTGAATTGATTCAtaaactaaaaaagaaaatatacatGCGAAAAGAAATCGAAACATATAGACAGTAATCAGATAAGTAGAGACCAACATATATAGTGATGGATTTCAATGAGTAAGTAGTGATcaatataataataatagttgAATAATTAATTGATTTCCAAGATGTTATATAAATGTATGTCTTTTTTAAGAGTGACCTAAAACTGTTTATGGGTGCATAACtgcatatatgtatatgtacattATTAAGGAAATTTTAAGGAAAATTCATCATGATATTCAAATATTTACTGGCCGGTATATATATAGTTGAATACAGACATGGTTTTAATATCAGAAAGTTTCAAACCGTACAATAATGGAGTCCGACAAAATGGTTTTTGTAAGCAAAAAGGTCGGTACTGCCAGTAAATATATATGGGTGTTGGTTGAGTATCACATCTCCCTCAATCCTATCCAAGTCATATCACAACATCCATCATAGTAATCACCCTTGGCTTTACTTTTCATTTCTTAACCAAGTTTAAACGCTAATAAActtttaattaataaaatgGCCAACTTGCAATCTTAAGTTTTCAAAATTATCCGTTTTATTTATCAAATTAACTTTTTTCCATGCGTCCAAAATTAATATTTGAGAATAGCTAGAATATATGCTAATTTTAAAAATCTCTAATAGCAAATTAACACTAATGTAAAACGTAAGATAATAAATTGATTATTATGCTTATTAATCACATATAATTGCCAATCCACAACGGGTTAATGCGACATATCAACTCCATATACATACGTGTACAGTGTATATAATGTTGACATAATACCTCAATGATTTATTGCTCGATCAATGATCGATCTAAGGTTGAAGTTGAAGGTTTGCAGGCTAGGGTTGATTTCACAGGTCGATCGAATTTGAGTTGTGACACTGGACATGACCACATGATAGTGATACCATACAATATATATAGAAAACCGGCCAGAGATTAAGTTGAGCTAGCTCTATATATGTCTCCTAGACAGCGCTATCACTCACTTCTCGAGCTTAGTCTTAATCATCATATAGTGTTAAAAGTTTGATATAACGGCTTTATAATAAAGACTCTTCTAGCTAGCTGATTGTTAGCCATAGAATATTGAAGTTAGTGATTAGTGAATACCAAAACCTTACCAAAAGAAGCAAATCTTACTGCTTTCCTGCCTTGGTCCTGCATCTGTACGTATGGTAAAGAGTCTAATACACCATATTCTCATAGCTAGCTAGAGagggttttgtttttcttaaagATTTTAATATTTGGATAAAGTTCTAGAAAGTATGCGTAGACATACTCTCGATCTCCTATTTTAATATAATGTAATTTAATGATTCAAATCGTTCATTCTTTATATTGGATAACCAAATCATTTCTTCAAAGTTTTTAAATCAAACTATAAACTGATTGATTATTAaaatgtaaaaataaataaaatttgatACACAACTGATTTAAATGATATTGACGATAACCAGATGACTCAAACTGGTTTAGATGAGTCCGATAATTCCATTACATAGTGGTTGTGGATGTGGGATGTCCATTGTAGAACAGATGTGTACATATATAACTGCAAGCTATGTGCATGAAATATATGTATACACATAAATTGCAAAACGATTTCCAAATAAACTTTTGAGGGGTAAGCTAGAAAGGAGAAAGAGTCGTAGGGAGAGGTTGCAGCCCTCCCAGTTGGCGGGGCCTTGAGAGTGACTTATGTCTTTCGTACTATTCTTGTTCTTAGTCCCCATGACCTCCCAACCATTCTTCCTTCTTCGATCTAAGATAAGGctagggtttcaattttcaatttctgaTGTATGTATGTctcttattttttgttttcaatggTATTCCTAAACTACGTATCACTTTTTTCTTAAGCCTCCTATCAAAAAGAGAGACTACGTACACCGTTCTCACTGGTTTCAAATTGCACAACCATGTGGCCGGCTTATGGGACCAATGGTTAACCAAACTGGctaacttgaatttttttttttttttttacgtgtgtgtgtgtgtttaattATTGGAATTAGGGTTAAAATAATAGAACCATAATGATTAATGACGACTTTGATTTATTGACCAGCCAATTTGTTTGATCATTGGTTGTTGTAGAAATATTAGGTTAAAACACTATGCATGCTTCTTTTAAGATAGGAAAAACACTGTTTTCATGACTGTTCATGAACTCTTTAAAAGTTTTCAAGGGAATGATCGAGATTTCTTGAAGTTTGGTTCATGGAAGGAAAAAAATCATACAAGTCTTCTATCATGATGATATTTAGAAATGTCGACAGTACTATTCCAAACTTCCCGGCTTCCCAtccgaaattttgaaaaaaattataccaAATGATCATCCTGGTTCGTGCTTCCGGCTATTCCCAATGATAATGGGAAGGTTGACTGTCTCGTCGGCCAAGAAAAAGAAGGGAGACCAAATGGTGGCAGAAACAAAGTTAAGCCGAAGAATCAAGTTTCAAACTAAAAGCTGATAAGCCTCGTCCAAATATCAAAAGGCAAGAAGAAAATGCTGAGATTGTTGGTTGAGGAAACCACTTTTTTAATTGAGAGGATGTAGTAAGAGTACCGGAGCGAGTTTCGTTTTTCATATATAGTTTTTAACCTTTGAGAGTTTATATAGTCCTTCATAAGTGAGCACATCACTAAAAAGTGAGTTTATTGTATctaatcctttttctttctttttttgaataggggtttggaacccagcctagctgggaggctcagacccacgcccggttccattttattatattaatagtagtaaaattttgcatcggggggggggggggggggggacataaaacctgaactcCGAGCTACATAAGAACAATGACACATATCCTCGTAGAGAacgtcctgaataatagcaggagtttcatctaaccatacatcatcaatagcaaaacAACTAGCAAGGAAGAGTTTTTTTCTAATCGACGTTAGGGATATATTATTATTGCACTACTTGTTGAACTTTGGcaatgaataatttttttttttttttcaaaacaaaatGTCCCTAATATAGTCCCATATATATaccttttttttgtaattttaagGGATCCCTTGTGGGACCCACTTTACGATAGCATTTCGGCAttttgaccgttcagtttttagatcctaatgtatagaccacttatgcaaattttcagctaaattgatgatatcAATGGACAaatgaatctgtccaacctgaacaattcatgtttataattgtaaatcgcaattatgaatgccttaactattatcaatttggctgaaaatttgcagaggtgattcactcatatagacctaataTTTAAACGGTTGAAATGTGGATATGCggtcgaaaagtgagtctaataagctatcccttaaaatgacaaaaaaaaaaaaaaggatccctcactataagggccctgtatatatacAACTAGTCTATTTTGAGTCGAACTCACGATCTCTTACTTACAAAGAGGAGACTTATATCACTAGACCAAATAATACTAAGCAATCCCATATATATTATCTATAAGAGAAAAAAAGTATACAATATTATTGTATCACTTAGGGTTGCAAAGCGAGGTCATCGTTTTAGATCACCAATCCGCGGGTACctcttttgtgtgtgtgtgtgtgtgcattaTTTATAAAACATTTCATGCAATTGTGAGTTTGTCCAAAGGTTAGAAGGCCGTTTTAGTCACTTGCACTACatacctagtttttttttttttttttaaagaagaaaGAATGACATACCTAGCTAGGTGGCTAGGTTTGACTAACCAGAGCTTTATTCTGGTATAAAAACCTTTTAACTAATAACACGATTACAAAATTCAAGCCACCCAAAAAAAAGTTGTGCGAAATACGAATTTAATAAAATGTCatatttgtttaaggaaaacagaaatttggagagaattgagtcgtactttcattgataataggagcctctttatatagaggattacaagacatagcatcagagttgtacaaggaaagataatcgtgcaattaatcggatatctatgaatatctctgagaatatctctaattcaaaaccctattacaactaggtcaagtaacctagggtttgggtcagacacatattctggatttacttgaacactcccccttgtgtcgcccaaacgtggtgctcctcttgttgcctcattaaaaaccttgccgagtaacaaaaaccctgtgggacaaaaataacctcggtcgaaggggaaaaagagcacaacacacccttcacgtttcgagaccatacatgtagacatctccccatgatgtctgcatctccccctgatgacaacggtcatgagagttcggataacttccgcaaacgatgctaccaacatgtttctcgaaagtggaatttaggcaatgacttagtgagcaagtttgtcatactgtcctcagatcgaaccaaGTTCACTTTGATATTGAGGAAAGTCTGTtcttgctgattatgcttggtgttgtcgtttttgatgtagccttgcttcatttgtccaaaacaagcagcattatcctaaatgctagtaggctcatttgtggtagacttcaaaccacaattttttgaacatgcgtaactatggatctaatccatatacattcacgaactatttcatgaagaacaataatctttgcattgttcgaagatatagcgactagggtctgttctgtagacctccaagatatcgcggtctttacccatggtgaacacttaaccagtttgggaatgacttttgtgtgggtcagagagatacccaacatcagcaaaaccttccaaaacacttatgtctttttgggatggggagagtgGACGCATGCTAGTGTTGggggcgttcctggtgtgtgatgggtccgaatccatcgtctctctgtagggatagaacaagcccatatcaatcgtacatttcaagtaccgaaagatatattttacaccaatctaacgGTGTCGCGTTGCCAccaagctatatctagctaacaagttcacaacatatgagatgttcggtcttgtgcattgagctaagtataataatgcgcctattgtacttatgtaaagcacttttgcctctagcacatcttcgtcatcatcctttggacgaagaggatcattttcaggatcaagactacagaggatcatgggggtgcttgaaggtttgaccttgtcaaaatgcctaagcatctatcaacacgatgctcaagttccaaaccgagacataatcgtgttctcccaaaatccttcatctcaaactcggatttcaagtgttcagcggtttcccttaactttttaagggcttccaatgaagattaTGTCTAacacatgaaccgcgatagaatccgaaacttgttttgaaaacgcgcgggcatttcccttcccaatcaagtagtcactttagtgagcgtttcaaccttattgtaaacgcgctccgtggtttagagtcacttgacttgggtaaatgaagttcaccatgaaccttcatgtacattccgtatctagatccccatagagatacgtagtaaCCAAATTTGTAAGTTGCATGtttagttattcagaaactaccaaactgacagggtagtggagtgcaatgacatccattacgagagaatatgtctcatcatagtcgattctagggcgttttgtgaaaagccttgcgccataaggcgagattgccatctctttttctcatcactctttctaacgaagacccattagtcaataggttttatgttaggaggtgttggcatcactggttcaaaaaccttcctcttcgttaaaGAATCTAACTTAACccggatcgcatctttccatttaggccaaatttctctacgttggcattcattcatcaacggagcgtgcttcgttatcatcagactcaacaaactcatgcgcaacgaaatgcgtgactacatcattaattatgatggagtttctatcccacatcttatgtacactagtgtaattttcatagagctctatattctcaggaataggttctaacgttgaggcgtcccccaacgataaccataacccggaagatactcatgagaaagattttgagtcttgatgatcaaaggattggaatgtgccaaattATCCTTTGAACTcacgggcttcccacgcatcctagctggggccatggcttataacgccagagtgccactctctttggcgttggcgccgtGCCTACCTCAGTGTAGGGTGGCACTacatcctctcgtagggacgtccttccttgcaggtatatttgcagcagatgtgtgatctcgtcactttaatagggattgagatgagacatagcGGGGACataccacgacaattcctgtcgtttctactgaacattcgtgttcttatctccccctaacaacgggaagactgtctcatcaaagtgacaacccgcaaatctagcggtaatgagatcgccttgcaagggcattaagtggcggacgattatcggagtctcaaatccaacgtagttgcctattcgtctgtaaggacctgtcatagtgcgctgtggcggcgcaattggcacataaatggctcactcaaatgtgcgtaaggacgaaatacttgtacccagtcactagctgtaacacagagatacattgagtggcggtaggtcgtagacgaattagcatagctgcatgcgatattgcatcaccccaagcagatataaggagattggtgcgcattaccaatgtccagactaccatcgtagtagtttccgcgagaccatttgggtgtgttcatgagaatatgatgtccaacatcagtcccattgcaatatccatcgaaagtcttcgatgtaaactctttagcattgtcaaatctaattgactgaataggatgattcggggagtgagtccgttgtcatatgatatgtgctaggagtgtagcataagcaacattacaagtggacaatggcacaacacgtgaccagcgtgtttgcgtgtcaaccaacatcatgtcaaccacagaatccccacgaattctatgtaagaacagaatgagtatgttcatttcctttgcataggacggtctcagtcctaatttccctaaggaacgggctttatAATTTGAGTgataggccttagaagcaaccaataaggattgtggttgggcctgagcgtctgaaacgctattggaagaaagttggtgattgcagcatcacctggggcgtcatcaccatgatggacgccatccatggcatcatggatagggactctgccagccctaggctggtggtggacagcGGCGGCGCCAGAGGCAGCAGCGgcagcggcggtcacacttagtccaggaatcaacttttgattcatgcttcgttgcgctcgagagaatggatgtccatgtgaagtctttagatgtccatgtgaagtctttagtagacggatcatcatatcatgactaggatgacctatcatgtcgtgacaaagccaatatgtgtctaaatccaagagatcttctctcatgactttattggatttaatagctcgaatagtgacatagagtccactagagagacacataaacttctctaagatgtgcatttattcgcaatcattagaagtattgcaaaggaactcatttccgttctttacatgtgttttcgcatggaatccattggctattcataggtgcgatttgccctaagagcgtagtgAGTTTCTGTGAcggtaatcaaggtgccatttgacaaggggaacttgggctattccatgtccttgaattaacactgatggcccagccatcgtagtcacaaagtaatatgctcaggataatgaaaagaactcgaaattttattgatgAGCCAACGgaatacatcattgtctcttaaccattaggagaatctaatccaaatgctagctaatgcaaaataaaggtagtcgtttgacttctttcagtaactccaaaataaatatgaccaggtgagtagagagatgtcggtggagcaaaactcgcttaagtaccacttatctcaaaaccttcctagacatcatactcattttggatgagcctatgtgaagaaaaactaaaccaatggcatttactacaaagtatatggcaattgcctattatatctcttggaaaaataaagacttaaacagaattggcgatctattgatctcagccagatttgtagtcttcaacccttcactctagatcatcttcttgatcttcttgttccacatagtgagcttctcttgcttcacaatatgctttgtaggcggtgacaatttcttcacgagctctacaaatgtgtgcctatcgaccggatactccacatcgagaacatacatctctttgctcagaatccattgattgaggcgctttgaaagcgtcatttagatggctcttagtgttggtggcaccaccaacatggccagaggtgttgcctccctctctctttccacgtttacctcttcggttccgtgttcgcctattttggcggttaccttcccaactagagcgattatatggaccagaacgtccagaagtatccctaagattagggtttcgctcttggcgtcCCTAAGAGAGGGTCATGCTTTTCGGAATAAGAGAGGGTCATGATATCCCTAagactataattggatttcgGAATAAGCTGTGTTtctacggatctcgaattatagttcttcacaaggatgttgtcatgcttttcagcgacattcatagctccaataagctcatgaaaccttgtgatccgtcctgcagtaacatcgattcgatagttcttagcaaccatcaatgcagagacagggaaggtagagagagtcttctcaatcaacatcgcatctgtgatctct encodes the following:
- the LOC133745269 gene encoding protein LATERAL ORGAN BOUNDARIES-like — encoded protein: MASSSSSSYNSPCAACKFLRRKCMPGCIFAPYFPPEEPQKFANVHKIFGASNVTKLLNDLLPHQREDAVNSLAYEAEARVRDPVYGCVGAISFLQRQVQRLQKELDTANADLIRYACNEIIATPGVNPVVQQQIAPRSRSIDHHQFYQQGSAAIPPPAANFQVPYNLPWNVDLQNRTSGDHINEGGGCGEGTM